Genomic window (Streptomyces sp. NBC_01431):
AGGGCTGGATCGAGCTCGGCGGCTGCGGCATGGTCAACCCGAAGGTGCTCACCGCCTGCGGCGTGGACCCCCAGAAGTACAGCGGATTCGCCTTCGGCTTCGGCATCGAACGGATGCTGATGTTCCGCCACAACGTCGAAGACATGCGAGACATGGTCGAGGGTGACGTCCGGTTCACCCGGCCGTTCGGGATGGAGATCTGATGCGGGTCCCGCTTTCTTGGCTGCGGGAGTACGTCGACCTGCCGGCCACCGAGACCGGCCGCGACGTGCAGGCCAAGCTCGTCGACGCCGGCCTTGAGGTCGAGACCGTCGAGCAGCTCGGCGCCGGGCTCAAGGGCCCGCTCGTCGTCGGCAAGGTCCTCACCATCGAGGAGCTGGAGGGCTTCAAGAAGCCCATCCGCTTCTGCACGGTCGACGTCGGTCAGGCCAACGGCACCGGCGAGCCCCAGGAGATCGTCTGCGGCGCCCGCAACTTCGCGGTCGGCGACAAGGTCGTCGTGGTGCTGCCCGGCGCCGTGCTGCCCGGTGACTTCGCGATCGCCGCGCGCAAGACGTACGGCCGGACCTCGCACGGCATGATCTGCTCCGGCGACGAGCTCGGCATGGGCCCGGACACCACCGGCGGCATCATCGTGCTGCCCCCCGAGCACGAGGTCGGCACCGACGCCATCGCGCTGCTCGAACTCGTCGACGAGGTCCTCGACATCGCGGTCACCGCCAACCGCGGCGACTGCCTGTCGATGCGCGGCGTCGCCCGCGAGACGGCCATCGCCTACGGCCTGCCGCTGCGCGACCCGGCTCTGCTCGACGTGCCCGCGCCCAACTCCTACGGCTACCCGGTGAAGATCGCCGACCCGATCGGCTGCGACCGCTTCACCGCGCGCACCGTGACCGGTCTCGACCCCGAGGCCCGCTCGCCGATCTGGCTCCAGCGCCGGCTGCAAAAGGCCGGGATGCGTCCGATCTCGCTCGCCGTCGACATCACCAACTACGTGATGATCGAGCTCGGCCAGCCGCTGCACGCCTACGACCGCACCCGGGTCGAGGGACCCATCGGGGTCCGCCGGGCCGAGCAGGGCGAGCTCCTCGTCACCCTCGACGGCACCAAGCGCAAGCTGGACGCCGCGGACCTGGTCATCACCGACAGCCGGGGCCCCATCGGGCTCGCCGGTGTGATGGGCGGTGCCAACACCGAGATCGCCGACTCCGTCGCGGACCCCGAGACCGGCGTGGTCGCGGGCACCACCGACGTCGTCATCGAGGCCGCGCACTTCGACGCGGTGGCCATCGCCCGCACCGCGCGCCGCCACAAGCTGTCCTCCGAGGCGTCCAAGCGCTTCGAGCGCGGCGTCGACCCGCAGGCCGCGGCGGCCGCCGCCCAGCGGACCGTCGACCTGCTCGTGCTGCTCGCGGGCGGCACGGCCGAGGCCGGCGTCACCGAGATCGTCTCGCCGTCCGCGCCGCGCACCATCGCCATGCCCGCGGACCACCCGGACCGCGTGGCGGGCATCGAGTACGGCCGCGAGACCGTCGTACGCCGCCTCCAGGAGGTCGGCTGCGAC
Coding sequences:
- the pheT gene encoding phenylalanine--tRNA ligase subunit beta, producing MRVPLSWLREYVDLPATETGRDVQAKLVDAGLEVETVEQLGAGLKGPLVVGKVLTIEELEGFKKPIRFCTVDVGQANGTGEPQEIVCGARNFAVGDKVVVVLPGAVLPGDFAIAARKTYGRTSHGMICSGDELGMGPDTTGGIIVLPPEHEVGTDAIALLELVDEVLDIAVTANRGDCLSMRGVARETAIAYGLPLRDPALLDVPAPNSYGYPVKIADPIGCDRFTARTVTGLDPEARSPIWLQRRLQKAGMRPISLAVDITNYVMIELGQPLHAYDRTRVEGPIGVRRAEQGELLVTLDGTKRKLDAADLVITDSRGPIGLAGVMGGANTEIADSVADPETGVVAGTTDVVIEAAHFDAVAIARTARRHKLSSEASKRFERGVDPQAAAAAAQRTVDLLVLLAGGTAEAGVTEIVSPSAPRTIAMPADHPDRVAGIEYGRETVVRRLQEVGCDAYGQDELIVTVPSWRPDLAEPNDLAEEVIRLEGYANLPSTLPKPPAGRGLTERQRLHRRVGRALAGAGYTEAPSYPFIAESVFDQLGLDAQDPNRRVVKLVNPLSDEEPALRTTLLPGLLATLRRNDGRGSHDLALFETGLVFHPSANPGVAARLPVDRRPTDEEIAGLDAVLPVQPRHVAVVIAGAREQAGWWGKGRPADWADAVEAARTVAREAGLELAVDQGQYGPWHPGRCAELYVFPEGVKTLVGHAGELHPRVVKAFGLPARSCAMELDLDLLERAAEGAVQAPSISTFPVATQDVALVVDAGVPAAAVENSLRIGAGELLESIRLFDVYSGEQVGEGKKSLAYALRFRAADRTLTVEEASAARDAAVALAAEHTGAVLRGA